Proteins from a genomic interval of Ndongobacter massiliensis:
- a CDS encoding BtpA/SgcQ family protein — translation MKEIIGMVHLAALPGTPNGTKSMQEVFEQAKNDLLALEEGGMRVAIVENMFDTPYTTDVSLDTLIQMAHLFTRLRTVSSIRLGINIHSSDRDQEMLVATYCGADFIRAESFVEYRVTGGGMMKPMAPLLMRTKKRLQSEVKILADIHGKHTTPLVSQPIDALIHEALSYGCDGIILTGLATGSAPTVEDAKSFKAVCEDAQLYIGSGVTAENIRGFLQYADGVIVGSSIKEEGKVERPVDVKRVKALMQAAGE, via the coding sequence GGAAGTTTTCGAACAGGCGAAGAACGATCTTTTGGCGTTGGAAGAGGGCGGTATGCGCGTTGCGATCGTGGAAAATATGTTTGACACGCCGTATACCACCGACGTTTCCCTCGACACCCTGATTCAGATGGCGCATTTGTTTACACGTTTGCGGACGGTTTCCTCCATTCGTTTAGGAATCAATATTCACTCGAGCGACCGGGATCAGGAAATGCTCGTTGCGACCTATTGTGGCGCCGATTTTATTCGCGCGGAGTCCTTTGTGGAATACCGGGTAACCGGAGGCGGTATGATGAAGCCGATGGCTCCGCTACTCATGCGCACAAAAAAGCGCTTGCAGTCTGAGGTAAAAATCCTCGCCGATATCCACGGAAAGCACACGACACCACTCGTCTCCCAGCCCATTGACGCGTTAATTCATGAAGCATTGAGTTATGGCTGCGACGGCATTATTCTTACCGGTTTGGCCACCGGTTCAGCGCCCACCGTAGAGGATGCGAAATCCTTTAAGGCAGTCTGCGAAGATGCGCAGCTCTATATCGGAAGCGGCGTTACGGCAGAAAACATTCGCGGATTTCTCCAATATGCCGACGGGGTGATTGTCGGTTCCTCAATTAAAGAGGAGGGAAAAGTGGAGCGCCCTGTGGATGTCAAGCGTGTGAAAGCGCTGATGCAGGCGGCGGGGGAATAG
- a CDS encoding sodium:alanine symporter family protein, with protein sequence MAQAFSSFLDAAVNFLWGTPLIVLVLGSGAFLTIGTGFFQFRHFGHFIKRTLGSLFDKEQHEVGHGHVSAFNAIATAVGGAVGVGNIGGVATAIAIGGPGAVFWLWAAALLGMALKSAEITLACYYRSYDENGQPYGGPTYYIQKGIGALLPKNLKSLATVLAAIFGIGFSFNFISGVQGYTIAEGFTSAFPVPILVFSIIYSIVVGIIVWGGGKRVVEFAGKIVPLMIILFVLSGLGIVISNFSKIGEAFALIISSAFNGTAAVGGFSGAAASVAIQNGIARSVFSNEAGQGSSTMVHSQAKVEHPVRQGIWGMFEVFVDTIIVCTIMSLAIIMSGAWRSGIQGAALSVEAFATTYGSLGGKFVGIAILLFGITTQTGWFLYYDVLLRHALQKNISLKNKILAVFRAIYPLPSLIATFYTVKNGLPTGFIWKLTDFFCAVPTTLNILCVLAMSGLYFRLMKDYKARYMGIGAIDPEFQPFYENPPENR encoded by the coding sequence ATGGCTCAAGCATTTTCAAGTTTTTTAGATGCTGCGGTAAACTTTCTGTGGGGGACACCGCTAATAGTTCTCGTGTTGGGGTCGGGTGCGTTTTTAACAATTGGAACAGGCTTTTTCCAATTTCGGCATTTTGGCCACTTTATCAAACGGACTTTGGGTTCGTTGTTTGATAAAGAACAGCATGAAGTAGGACATGGACATGTGAGCGCTTTTAACGCGATAGCAACGGCGGTAGGTGGTGCGGTTGGTGTCGGAAACATTGGAGGAGTCGCAACGGCCATTGCGATAGGGGGGCCTGGAGCGGTTTTTTGGCTCTGGGCCGCCGCCCTACTGGGCATGGCACTAAAGAGTGCTGAAATTACATTGGCCTGCTATTATCGGAGTTATGATGAAAATGGTCAGCCATATGGAGGACCAACGTATTATATTCAGAAAGGGATTGGTGCTCTATTACCGAAAAATCTGAAAAGTCTTGCTACAGTTCTTGCGGCGATTTTCGGTATTGGTTTTTCTTTCAATTTTATTTCTGGAGTACAGGGATATACCATTGCCGAGGGCTTTACATCGGCATTTCCGGTTCCAATATTGGTATTTAGCATTATCTACAGTATTGTCGTGGGCATAATCGTATGGGGTGGCGGCAAACGCGTTGTTGAGTTTGCAGGAAAAATTGTTCCTCTTATGATTATTCTTTTCGTCCTATCCGGTTTGGGTATTGTGATTTCTAATTTTTCAAAAATTGGGGAAGCGTTTGCTCTGATAATCAGCAGCGCATTTAATGGAACGGCGGCAGTGGGCGGTTTTAGCGGTGCAGCGGCATCTGTTGCAATACAAAACGGTATTGCACGTTCCGTTTTCAGTAATGAAGCGGGACAAGGATCGTCGACAATGGTGCACTCACAGGCGAAAGTTGAACATCCGGTTCGACAAGGAATATGGGGAATGTTTGAAGTTTTTGTCGATACCATAATTGTTTGTACCATTATGTCACTCGCCATTATTATGAGCGGAGCCTGGCGTAGTGGGATACAGGGAGCTGCTTTATCTGTAGAAGCATTTGCGACAACATATGGATCACTGGGAGGCAAATTTGTAGGAATTGCCATATTGCTTTTTGGTATTACTACGCAGACAGGCTGGTTTTTGTACTACGATGTTTTGTTACGCCATGCTCTTCAGAAAAATATTTCCTTAAAAAACAAAATTTTAGCTGTGTTTCGTGCAATATATCCATTACCGAGTTTAATTGCCACGTTTTATACGGTAAAAAACGGATTACCAACCGGGTTTATATGGAAATTAACGGACTTCTTCTGCGCAGTTCCGACGACTTTAAATATTCTTTGTGTTCTGGCAATGAGCGGGCTTTATTTTCGCCTTATGAAAGATTACAAAGCTCGTTATATGGGAATCGGCGCAATTGATCCGGAATTTCAACCATTCTATGAAAACCCGCCGGAAAATCGTTAG
- a CDS encoding PLP-dependent aspartate aminotransferase family protein — protein sequence MDKRKTNYDGMGFDTRAIKYGEGPDPFTKALNTPIYETTTFAYDTSAEFDKTIWDSMDWKPGARIYSRTTNPTTGAMEKKVASLENGEDAVIVACGMAAVSLALLSQLNAGDHVICSDDTFICTASLFEDILPSKGIETDRVEVLDIENIRKAMKKNTKVIYLEALSNPMLKLADLPAIAKLAHEHGCKFIVDNTFLSPVIMRPLDHGADIVLHSATKYYVGHGDALCGVISGSVEDMNRVRYYNDNFGTHISPFNSWLALRGTRTLPLRVERQSENALKIAKWLEKRPEVEYVLYPGLESHKQHELAKKLFTGNGFGGMVCFHIKGGFEEMAKFCDSVKIPPIAVSLGDIVTLIYPKKQYGNLIRLSVGCENVEDLISDLESAFAQLNS from the coding sequence ATGGACAAAAGAAAAACAAATTATGATGGGATGGGATTTGATACAAGGGCAATTAAATATGGTGAAGGACCGGATCCGTTTACCAAGGCATTAAATACGCCAATTTATGAAACGACGACCTTTGCCTATGATACTTCTGCTGAATTTGACAAAACCATTTGGGATTCCATGGATTGGAAACCGGGTGCACGCATTTACAGCCGTACCACAAACCCGACAACCGGAGCCATGGAAAAAAAAGTTGCCTCTTTGGAAAATGGTGAAGATGCAGTTATTGTGGCATGCGGAATGGCTGCAGTAAGTTTAGCATTATTATCACAGCTTAATGCCGGAGATCATGTCATTTGTTCAGATGATACCTTTATCTGTACCGCGAGTTTATTTGAGGATATTTTGCCATCGAAAGGTATTGAAACAGATCGTGTTGAAGTATTGGATATAGAAAATATTCGCAAGGCGATGAAGAAGAATACAAAAGTTATATATCTGGAAGCCTTGTCGAATCCAATGCTGAAACTTGCTGATCTTCCTGCAATTGCAAAATTGGCGCATGAACATGGCTGCAAGTTTATTGTCGACAATACCTTTCTTTCACCAGTAATTATGCGCCCATTAGATCATGGCGCGGATATCGTTCTTCACTCCGCAACAAAATATTATGTGGGTCATGGCGATGCACTTTGCGGCGTGATCTCAGGTTCAGTTGAAGATATGAATCGTGTGCGCTATTACAATGATAACTTTGGAACACATATCAGTCCTTTTAATTCTTGGTTAGCATTGCGAGGGACAAGAACACTTCCACTTCGCGTTGAAAGACAGTCTGAGAATGCATTAAAAATTGCAAAATGGCTTGAAAAGAGACCGGAAGTGGAATATGTATTATATCCGGGATTGGAAAGCCATAAGCAACACGAACTGGCAAAAAAACTATTTACAGGGAATGGTTTTGGAGGAATGGTATGCTTCCACATTAAGGGCGGCTTTGAAGAAATGGCTAAGTTTTGCGATAGCGTAAAGATTCCTCCCATTGCTGTAAGCTTGGGGGATATTGTTACTTTGATTTATCCAAAAAAGCAATATGGCAATCTTATTCGCTTGTCGGTAGGATGCGAGAATGTTGAAGACTTGATCAGCGATCTCGAAAGTGCATTTGCACAGCTAAATTCGTAA
- a CDS encoding LysR family transcriptional regulator — protein MNFMSMAYFLAVSETKNITRAAEQLHITQQTLSAHIKSIETELACQLFIRSNPLQLTYAGEIYLRHANDIIEGYQAMWNEFNDLTNNQRGKILIGINYVRSLSLMPPIICEFHKHYPNIEVRLTEGANKELQQQLINKELDLVIARFAKPVLGVDIIDFFSEEIMLLVPKKFFSKKLNLEEPIDNINDFQNFPFLLGNPTDITGQIGRELIRKSGFEPIIRCQSNNLETLLALCSRGLGMCFAPSSAIHSILTKDQRNNLCIFRLPPNYSYPIRFAYRKTSYQWKIILEFVRIAKSIFSQKNIPSVLEAQNTT, from the coding sequence ATGAATTTTATGAGTATGGCATATTTTCTTGCAGTTTCCGAAACAAAAAATATAACGCGAGCAGCAGAGCAACTACATATTACGCAACAAACCCTCAGTGCACACATAAAAAGTATTGAAACGGAACTTGCGTGCCAACTGTTTATCCGAAGCAATCCTCTTCAATTGACTTATGCAGGAGAAATATATTTACGTCATGCCAATGATATTATTGAAGGCTATCAAGCCATGTGGAACGAATTTAATGACTTAACCAACAATCAACGTGGAAAAATACTAATTGGCATTAATTATGTCAGAAGTCTTTCACTAATGCCTCCAATTATTTGTGAATTTCATAAACACTATCCAAACATTGAAGTTCGACTGACTGAAGGAGCAAACAAAGAGCTCCAACAACAATTAATAAATAAAGAATTGGATCTAGTCATTGCGAGATTTGCTAAACCTGTTCTTGGAGTAGATATTATTGATTTTTTTTCAGAAGAAATAATGCTATTAGTTCCAAAAAAATTCTTCAGTAAAAAGCTGAACCTAGAGGAACCTATCGATAATATTAATGATTTCCAAAATTTTCCTTTTCTTCTAGGAAACCCCACTGATATCACAGGTCAAATTGGTAGAGAGCTAATAAGAAAATCTGGTTTTGAACCAATCATAAGATGCCAATCAAATAATTTAGAGACACTTTTGGCACTCTGCTCTAGAGGATTAGGAATGTGCTTCGCTCCAAGTAGCGCAATTCACTCAATACTAACTAAAGACCAGAGAAACAATTTATGCATATTTCGTCTCCCCCCAAACTATTCATATCCCATACGCTTTGCATACCGGAAAACTAGTTATCAGTGGAAAATAATTTTAGAATTTGTACGGATTGCAAAAAGTATATTCAGTCAAAAAAATATTCCTTCCGTTTTAGAAGCGCAGAATACAACTTAA